Proteins from a genomic interval of Rhodothermus marinus:
- a CDS encoding cation:proton antiporter codes for MELSLLNLLLVLVAAWLGGLLATRLGYPSVLGELLAGMLLGPPLLGVLHGSEALAVVGELGVLLMMLYIGMEIDPRELGRASKGGVLAALGGFITPFVACYLIIYYVTGSAYAAMFVGVAAGVTSLATKSRILVDLQLLDTRIAHVMMAGALIADTLSLLIFAGIIGVAQFGSVSVMDLALVGLKALAFFAVAALVGLKLIPRFGVWLQRYAPGRTVSFLLIVVLALLFAEGAELAGLHGILGAFLAGLFLRERTLGRTLSKDLMDLVRDVSLGFLAPIFFVTAGFEVTFDVFQQHPILLAGVIAAATVAKIVGTALFYLPTGYGWREGVVIGAGMNGRGAVEIIIAQIGLSMGIIDATIFSILVFMAIFTTATVPVLLKLGVDWLKRRNELVRSDHERRGVLIIGAGATARALGRVLARSQPVWVVDRNPQLCALAESDGLQVICGDALDEQVLGEAQAAHVRTFIAMTANAEVNALAAQLARTVFYVPEIHVLFSGGDEAEHQSLLAHLHATTLFAGPVSLVAWDYRIEQERIVRSKVPVEQPMSAGRFFQALQGPRPALPLALLRGDRYLPVHSGLTLEPGDEVIVLQAMDVPAMPRDRFDHLVAQAPVLDLSRQLSLEEFFRVAAEPLAARLGLEAEVLQRRFLEREALSSTVVFPGVAIPHVIVEGRGRFELVVARCREGLRFPDQPERVYAVFVLARSEDERTFHLQALSAIAQILQREDFEQAWLMAPDAEALRRLLLESERRRLPMPAGSEPDEALPEA; via the coding sequence ATGGAACTCTCGCTGCTGAACCTGCTCCTTGTGCTGGTAGCCGCCTGGCTGGGGGGATTGCTGGCCACGCGGCTGGGGTATCCGTCGGTGCTGGGGGAGCTGCTGGCCGGCATGCTGCTGGGGCCGCCGCTGCTGGGCGTCCTGCACGGAAGCGAGGCGCTGGCCGTGGTGGGAGAGCTGGGCGTGCTGCTCATGATGCTCTACATCGGGATGGAGATCGATCCCCGGGAGCTGGGGCGCGCGTCCAAAGGCGGCGTGCTGGCGGCGCTGGGCGGGTTCATCACGCCGTTTGTGGCCTGTTACCTGATCATCTATTACGTGACGGGGAGCGCCTACGCGGCGATGTTCGTGGGCGTGGCGGCCGGGGTGACGTCGCTGGCCACCAAGTCGCGCATTCTGGTCGATCTGCAACTGCTCGACACGCGCATTGCGCACGTGATGATGGCCGGGGCGCTGATCGCCGATACGCTGTCGCTGTTGATCTTTGCCGGGATCATCGGCGTGGCCCAGTTCGGAAGCGTGTCGGTGATGGACCTGGCGCTGGTGGGCTTGAAAGCGCTGGCTTTCTTCGCGGTGGCGGCGCTGGTGGGGCTTAAGCTGATCCCGCGTTTTGGCGTCTGGCTGCAACGCTACGCGCCGGGGCGGACCGTCAGCTTTCTGCTGATCGTCGTGCTGGCGCTGCTGTTTGCGGAAGGGGCCGAGCTGGCCGGGCTCCACGGCATTCTGGGCGCCTTTCTGGCCGGGCTGTTCCTGCGCGAGCGCACGCTGGGCCGTACGCTCTCGAAAGACCTGATGGACCTGGTGCGCGACGTGTCGCTGGGCTTTCTGGCGCCGATCTTCTTCGTGACGGCCGGCTTCGAGGTGACCTTCGACGTTTTCCAGCAACACCCGATCCTGCTGGCCGGGGTGATTGCCGCGGCCACAGTGGCCAAGATCGTCGGTACCGCGCTGTTCTACCTGCCCACCGGATACGGCTGGCGCGAAGGGGTCGTCATCGGGGCGGGCATGAACGGTCGCGGCGCCGTCGAGATCATCATCGCCCAGATCGGCCTGTCGATGGGCATCATCGACGCCACGATTTTTTCCATTCTGGTCTTCATGGCCATCTTCACGACGGCCACCGTGCCGGTGCTGCTCAAGCTGGGCGTGGACTGGCTCAAGCGGCGAAATGAGCTGGTGCGTTCGGACCACGAGCGGCGCGGCGTGCTGATCATCGGCGCCGGGGCGACGGCGCGGGCTCTGGGCCGGGTGCTGGCCCGCTCGCAACCGGTGTGGGTGGTGGACCGCAACCCGCAGCTCTGCGCCCTGGCCGAAAGCGACGGGCTGCAGGTCATCTGCGGCGATGCGCTGGACGAACAGGTGCTCGGCGAGGCGCAGGCCGCGCACGTGCGCACGTTCATCGCCATGACGGCCAACGCCGAGGTGAACGCGCTGGCCGCGCAGCTGGCCCGCACGGTCTTCTACGTGCCCGAGATTCACGTGCTCTTCAGCGGCGGCGACGAGGCCGAGCACCAGAGCCTGCTGGCGCACCTGCATGCCACGACGCTGTTTGCCGGGCCCGTTTCGCTGGTGGCCTGGGACTACCGGATCGAGCAGGAGCGCATCGTGCGCAGCAAGGTGCCGGTCGAGCAGCCCATGTCGGCCGGCCGCTTCTTCCAGGCGTTGCAGGGACCGCGTCCGGCCCTGCCGCTGGCATTGCTACGCGGCGATCGATACCTGCCTGTGCACAGCGGGCTGACGCTGGAGCCCGGCGACGAGGTGATCGTGCTGCAGGCGATGGACGTGCCGGCGATGCCGCGTGATCGGTTCGATCACCTGGTGGCGCAGGCGCCGGTGCTGGATCTGAGCCGCCAGCTCTCGCTGGAAGAGTTCTTCCGGGTGGCGGCCGAGCCGCTGGCGGCCCGTCTGGGCCTGGAGGCCGAGGTGCTCCAGCGGCGCTTTCTGGAGCGGGAGGCGCTCAGCAGCACCGTGGTGTTTCCGGGCGTGGCCATTCCGCATGTGATTGTCGAAGGCCGCGGTCGCTTTGAGCTGGTGGTGGCCCGCTGTCGCGAAGGACTGCGCTTTCCCGATCAACCGGAGCGCGTCTACGCCGTGTTTGTGCTGGCCCGCTCCGAAGACGAACGCACCTTCCACCTGCAGGCGCTTTCGGCCATCGCGCAGATTCTGCAGCGTGAGGACTTCGAGCAGGCCTGGCTGATGGCACCCGACGCCGAGGCGCTGCGTCGGCTCCTGCTCGAAAGCGAGCGGCGTCGCCTGCCTATGCCGGCCGGTTCGGAGCCGGACGAAGCCTTACCGGAAGCGTGA
- a CDS encoding sensor histidine kinase — translation MPARQLRRLRPGRLAWKLAAYSVLLALLPALFVGLRVEQPWLRLGLLLLIFGASVFVAAAYLIMPRLALARELLRQIRRRSFENLELAHVPQGDELNSLIWQVYRTGRTLEKEIEELKRMENYRREFLGNVSHELKTPIFSIRGFTETLLEADPGDEATRRAFLEKILRNADRLANLVRDLTEISRLETGELQLQPVPFELPALVREVLESMEPLAATRQVSLRCCAPEHLPRVLGDRERLRQVLINLVDNAIKYNNSGGFVEVRLQEQDGSVRVAVVDNGIGIAPQHIPRLTERFYRVDRSRSREQGGTGLGLAIVKHILNAHQTRLEIESTPGKGSTFAFRLPVAR, via the coding sequence ATGCCCGCACGACAGCTCCGTCGCCTTCGTCCGGGGCGGCTGGCCTGGAAGCTGGCCGCCTACAGCGTACTGCTGGCCCTGCTGCCTGCGCTCTTTGTGGGGTTGCGCGTGGAGCAACCCTGGCTGCGGCTGGGACTGCTGCTGCTGATCTTCGGCGCCAGCGTGTTCGTCGCGGCGGCCTACCTGATCATGCCCCGGCTGGCACTGGCCCGTGAGCTGCTCCGTCAGATTCGCCGTCGCTCGTTCGAGAACCTGGAACTGGCGCATGTGCCGCAGGGCGACGAGCTGAACAGCCTCATCTGGCAGGTCTATCGCACAGGGCGCACGCTCGAAAAGGAAATCGAGGAACTCAAACGCATGGAAAACTACCGGCGTGAGTTTCTCGGGAACGTCTCGCACGAGCTGAAGACACCCATCTTTTCGATCCGGGGCTTCACCGAAACGCTGCTCGAAGCCGATCCGGGCGACGAGGCCACGCGCCGCGCCTTTCTGGAAAAGATCCTGCGCAACGCCGACCGGCTGGCCAATCTGGTGCGGGATCTGACGGAGATCTCGCGGCTGGAGACTGGCGAACTGCAACTGCAGCCGGTGCCGTTCGAACTCCCGGCGCTGGTGCGCGAGGTGCTCGAGTCGATGGAGCCGCTGGCGGCCACGCGCCAGGTGTCGCTGCGGTGCTGCGCGCCGGAGCACCTGCCCCGCGTGCTGGGCGACCGGGAGCGGCTGCGCCAGGTGCTGATCAACCTGGTGGACAACGCGATCAAGTACAACAACTCCGGCGGCTTCGTGGAGGTGCGCCTGCAGGAGCAGGACGGGAGCGTGCGCGTGGCCGTGGTGGACAACGGCATCGGCATTGCGCCGCAGCATATTCCCCGGCTGACCGAGCGTTTCTACCGCGTGGACCGCTCGCGCTCGCGGGAGCAGGGCGGCACCGGGCTCGGCCTGGCCATCGTCAAGCACATTCTGAACGCCCATCAGACGCGTCTGGAGATCGAAAGCACCCCGGGCAAAGGCTCCACGTTCGCCTTCCGCCTGCCGGTTGCCCGCTGA
- a CDS encoding response regulator transcription factor, with protein sequence MSLSAFDERPPRVLIVDDEDDILALLAYNFKREGFEVELARDGVEALEKAARWQPDVIILDIMMPNMDGIEVCRRIRRDARLRTTPILMLTARTEEEDQIQGLEIGADMYVGKPVSVPVLLSQTRALLRGARRYETPPDLLRIHDLEIDRDRYLVYRDGPEGRETVRLPRKEFELLYFLAAHPGKVFTRQELLDEVWGRDVYVVDRTVDVHIRKIREKLGSHYIETVKGVGYKFRE encoded by the coding sequence ATGTCGCTCTCCGCCTTTGACGAACGGCCGCCGCGCGTGCTCATCGTCGATGACGAAGATGATATTCTGGCGCTGCTGGCCTACAACTTCAAACGGGAAGGCTTCGAGGTGGAACTGGCCCGTGACGGCGTCGAGGCGCTGGAGAAGGCCGCCCGGTGGCAGCCGGACGTGATCATCCTGGACATCATGATGCCGAACATGGACGGGATCGAGGTGTGCCGCCGCATTCGGCGCGACGCCCGGCTGCGTACCACGCCCATTCTGATGCTCACGGCGCGGACCGAGGAGGAAGATCAGATTCAGGGGCTGGAAATCGGCGCCGACATGTACGTGGGCAAGCCGGTGTCGGTCCCGGTGCTGCTGAGCCAGACCCGGGCGCTGTTGCGGGGTGCCCGGCGCTACGAGACGCCGCCCGATCTGCTGCGCATCCACGATCTGGAGATCGATCGCGACCGTTACCTGGTCTATCGCGACGGGCCGGAAGGGCGCGAAACGGTGCGCCTGCCCCGCAAAGAATTCGAGCTGCTCTACTTTCTGGCGGCCCATCCCGGCAAGGTTTTCACGCGGCAGGAGCTGCTCGACGAGGTGTGGGGACGGGACGTGTACGTGGTGGACCGGACCGTGGACGTGCACATCCGCAAGATCCGTGAAAAGCTCGGGAGCCACTATATTGAAACGGTCAAGGGCGTGGGCTACAAGTTTCGTGAGTAG
- a CDS encoding PIG-L deacetylase family protein, whose amino-acid sequence MATLLYIFPHPDDESFGPAPAIARQRREGHAVHLLTLTRGEATRQRHHHGYSKPEMGRVRFEEMQCVAEVLGLSSLEVLDFPDGELAELDPRVLEDVVARVIERHRPDVVVTYPVHGISGHPDHLVTHAVVKRVGCALRERLGVPRRLAFFTLPEGLEKKPAHLHTSPRERIDACVSFTAEDLERAEAALACYRTYRRVIEKHRPLESVAEGVCFELFQETFDPPLDDLTDRLPVVENPAHNASIT is encoded by the coding sequence GTGGCCACGCTGCTGTACATCTTTCCCCATCCGGATGACGAGAGCTTCGGGCCGGCGCCGGCCATCGCCCGCCAGCGACGCGAAGGCCATGCCGTGCACCTGCTGACGCTCACGCGCGGAGAGGCCACCCGCCAGCGGCACCATCACGGCTACAGCAAGCCCGAAATGGGCCGGGTCCGCTTCGAGGAAATGCAGTGCGTGGCCGAAGTGCTTGGGCTGTCCAGCCTGGAGGTGCTGGACTTCCCGGACGGTGAGCTGGCCGAACTGGACCCCCGCGTGCTGGAAGACGTTGTGGCCCGTGTCATCGAGCGCCATCGGCCTGACGTGGTGGTGACCTACCCGGTGCACGGCATCAGCGGACACCCGGACCATCTGGTCACGCACGCCGTCGTCAAGCGCGTCGGCTGTGCACTGCGGGAGCGGCTCGGTGTGCCGCGGCGGCTGGCTTTTTTCACCTTACCCGAAGGGCTCGAAAAGAAACCGGCCCACCTGCACACTTCCCCCCGGGAGCGCATCGACGCCTGCGTTTCGTTCACCGCCGAAGATCTCGAGCGGGCCGAGGCGGCGCTGGCCTGCTACCGGACCTACCGGCGCGTCATCGAAAAGCACCGGCCGCTGGAATCGGTGGCCGAGGGCGTCTGCTTCGAGCTGTTTCAGGAAACGTTCGATCCGCCGCTGGATGACCTGACCGATCGCCTGCCCGTCGTTGAAAATCCAGCACATAACGCTTCGATAACATAA
- a CDS encoding (2Fe-2S)-binding protein, with product MRIDRCLCFQRTFAELKAVAAQTGAGSVEDLQRHVRFGLRCRLCLPYVRRMLQTGQTVFHEIIQEASDS from the coding sequence ATGCGGATCGACCGCTGCCTCTGCTTCCAGCGGACGTTCGCGGAACTGAAAGCCGTGGCCGCGCAGACCGGAGCCGGCAGCGTCGAGGACCTACAGCGCCACGTGCGCTTCGGCCTCCGCTGCCGGCTCTGTCTGCCCTACGTGCGTCGCATGCTCCAGACCGGCCAGACCGTCTTTCATGAAATCATTCAGGAAGCGTCGGACTCATAA
- a CDS encoding TonB-dependent receptor plug domain-containing protein, translating to MSFSVVRCGLVLLGLGCVLGARAQERADTTLALPPVVVEGERLEQTREAGRRLWRLEAAELERTDATTAAELLEARTGLFVKRYGSGGLATLSLRGSSATQTLLLIDGHRVADPQSGLIDLTLLPTVLLSSVEVVHGPAAATYGSGAIGGVVRLYTLQPAVRPGGRVALRLGAYGERSLGVVAHAGAGRVAVLGAVEHSRTIGDYPYPNPLPPPAVRRREGADRAMTSAFGKVRYEGTWRFEGTLWLTEARRSLPGPGNAPPVDAHQTDRQRRLLLLAERPLPAGRLTLRGSYQHTLLAYVNRFAGEADTTRTRGLALEATLDRALHPRWALTARAETRWERAALRGGVDQRAVALALHLSGRRGRLRLYPALRLDLYATAGRTFHALSPRLGLNLALKEGMLHLKGLVGRAFRAPTLGERFFRPGGNPDLKPERGWTVEAGLYARLRPFVLELTAFQTTLTDQIVWYPGFVAPGLQLWRPINVGRVRTRGLEASLRADVPLAASLRLQSGLFYTFTRAEDRSNPATRAYGHQLRYVPPHQLKAFLDVLAGPLTLGLDARHTGRRYLTTDETQALAPFTVLDAHLRLTQSVARTRLSFGLTVENLTDTAYEVVRFYPMPPRHVRVQLRIDLLP from the coding sequence ATGAGCTTTTCTGTTGTTCGCTGCGGACTGGTGTTGCTGGGACTCGGGTGCGTGCTGGGCGCCCGGGCCCAGGAACGGGCCGATACCACGCTGGCGCTGCCGCCGGTCGTCGTCGAAGGGGAGCGCCTCGAGCAGACGCGGGAAGCCGGAAGGCGGCTGTGGCGTCTGGAAGCGGCCGAGCTGGAACGCACCGACGCGACCACGGCGGCCGAGCTGCTGGAAGCGCGGACCGGGCTCTTCGTCAAACGCTACGGGAGCGGCGGACTGGCCACGCTCTCGCTGCGCGGAAGCAGCGCCACGCAGACACTTCTGCTCATCGACGGGCACCGTGTGGCCGATCCGCAATCGGGCCTGATCGACCTGACGCTGCTGCCCACCGTCCTGCTCTCGTCCGTCGAGGTGGTGCACGGACCGGCCGCTGCCACCTACGGATCGGGCGCCATCGGCGGCGTGGTGCGGCTCTACACGCTGCAGCCGGCAGTGCGCCCGGGCGGCCGGGTGGCGTTGCGGCTGGGCGCCTACGGTGAACGAAGCCTGGGCGTGGTCGCGCATGCCGGGGCAGGACGCGTGGCCGTGCTGGGGGCCGTCGAGCACAGCCGCACCATCGGCGACTATCCGTATCCCAATCCGCTCCCGCCGCCGGCGGTGCGTCGCCGCGAAGGGGCCGACCGGGCGATGACCTCGGCGTTCGGCAAGGTGCGCTACGAGGGCACCTGGCGGTTCGAGGGGACGCTGTGGCTGACCGAGGCGCGCCGGAGCCTGCCCGGTCCGGGCAACGCGCCACCTGTCGATGCGCACCAGACCGACCGCCAGCGCCGCCTGCTGCTGCTGGCCGAGCGGCCGTTGCCGGCCGGACGGCTCACGCTGCGCGGTAGCTACCAGCACACGCTGCTGGCCTACGTCAACCGGTTCGCCGGCGAGGCCGACACCACGCGCACGCGCGGGCTGGCGCTGGAAGCGACGCTCGACCGGGCGCTGCACCCGCGCTGGGCCCTGACCGCCCGGGCCGAAACCCGGTGGGAGCGGGCGGCGCTGCGCGGTGGCGTCGATCAACGCGCGGTCGCGCTGGCGCTCCACCTGTCCGGGCGCCGGGGACGGCTACGCCTCTACCCGGCGCTGCGGCTGGATCTGTACGCGACGGCCGGCCGCACCTTCCACGCACTCAGCCCCCGGCTTGGCCTGAACCTGGCCCTGAAGGAAGGGATGCTGCACCTGAAAGGGCTGGTGGGGCGTGCCTTTCGGGCGCCCACGCTGGGCGAGCGCTTCTTCCGGCCCGGCGGCAACCCCGATCTGAAGCCCGAGCGCGGCTGGACCGTCGAAGCTGGTCTGTACGCACGTCTTCGGCCTTTCGTGCTGGAACTGACGGCCTTTCAGACCACGCTGACGGATCAGATCGTCTGGTATCCGGGCTTCGTGGCGCCGGGCCTGCAGCTCTGGCGGCCCATCAACGTCGGGCGCGTGCGCACGCGCGGCCTGGAAGCCTCGCTTCGGGCCGATGTGCCGCTGGCCGCGTCGCTTCGGCTGCAAAGTGGCCTTTTCTACACGTTCACCCGTGCCGAAGACCGCTCGAATCCGGCCACGCGGGCCTACGGCCACCAGCTTCGCTACGTACCGCCGCACCAGCTCAAGGCTTTTCTGGATGTGCTGGCCGGCCCGCTCACGCTGGGACTCGACGCCCGCCACACCGGCCGCCGCTATCTCACCACCGACGAAACCCAGGCGCTGGCGCCCTTCACCGTGCTCGACGCCCATCTGCGCCTGACGCAGTCGGTCGCCCGGACCCGGCTGTCCTTCGGCCTGACCGTCGAGAACCTGACCGACACGGCCTACGAGGTCGTGCGCTTCTATCCGATGCCACCGCGCCACGTGCGCGTGCAGCTTCGCATAGACCTGCTTCCCTGA
- a CDS encoding MarR family winged helix-turn-helix transcriptional regulator, with protein sequence MKLSERIKQTRFASPAQEALLNILVTSSWLLNELSALMAPFGVTPTQYNVLRILRGSHPGKLTCTEIGRRMLDRTPDVNRLLNRLERAGLVTRSRASHDKRVVEVGITEKGLELLARMQPVVDAAQERLMSRLSPEELRLLSELLDRLRIDEDESEEAAESATGS encoded by the coding sequence ATGAAACTCTCGGAGCGCATCAAGCAGACCCGTTTCGCCTCGCCCGCTCAGGAAGCGCTGCTCAACATTCTGGTGACCAGTTCGTGGCTGCTGAACGAACTGTCAGCGCTCATGGCGCCCTTTGGCGTTACGCCCACGCAGTACAACGTGCTGCGCATTCTCCGGGGAAGCCACCCCGGCAAGCTCACCTGCACGGAAATCGGTCGCCGGATGCTCGACCGCACGCCGGACGTCAACCGGCTGCTCAACCGTCTGGAACGGGCCGGTCTCGTCACACGCAGTCGGGCCAGTCATGACAAGCGCGTGGTCGAGGTGGGCATTACGGAAAAGGGGCTGGAGCTACTGGCCCGAATGCAGCCAGTGGTGGACGCAGCCCAGGAGCGCCTGATGAGCCGCCTCTCACCCGAAGAATTGCGCCTGCTCAGCGAGCTGCTGGACCGCCTGCGGATTGACGAGGACGAATCGGAAGAAGCAGCGGAAAGTGCGACCGGCTCCTGA
- a CDS encoding queuosine precursor transporter, translated as MLREAYVLSRPQKVFVVCTAIFITALVLAEATASKFFTAFRLPFTLHLLGMTFGEVVMTAGVLAFPITFIVTDIMNEYFGKKGIRFVTMVGMGMVVFEFALLRLAIAVPAADISPVPQEAFETVFGATGRVILGSLTAYLLGQLADITLFHWLRRLTRGRWLWLRATGSTFGSQFIDTLVVLTVAFAGQLAFPQILAITLFNYGYKFAIAVAITPLIYLAHWLIDAYLGRELAHALIERAAAGAEALPFSERSEAAD; from the coding sequence ATGCTCCGCGAGGCTTACGTCCTGAGCCGCCCGCAGAAGGTCTTCGTCGTCTGCACGGCGATCTTCATCACGGCGCTGGTGCTGGCCGAAGCCACCGCTTCCAAGTTTTTCACCGCCTTTCGGTTGCCCTTCACGCTGCACCTGCTGGGCATGACCTTCGGCGAGGTGGTGATGACGGCCGGCGTGCTGGCCTTCCCCATCACGTTCATCGTCACGGACATCATGAACGAATACTTCGGCAAGAAGGGCATCCGGTTCGTGACGATGGTCGGGATGGGGATGGTTGTGTTCGAGTTTGCCCTGCTCCGACTGGCCATAGCCGTACCGGCGGCCGACATCTCTCCTGTTCCGCAGGAGGCTTTCGAGACGGTCTTCGGAGCAACCGGACGGGTCATCCTGGGCAGCCTGACGGCCTACCTGCTGGGCCAGCTCGCCGACATCACGCTGTTCCACTGGCTCCGACGCCTGACGCGCGGCCGCTGGCTCTGGCTACGGGCGACGGGCTCGACGTTCGGCTCCCAGTTCATCGACACGCTGGTGGTGCTGACGGTCGCCTTTGCCGGCCAGCTTGCCTTTCCGCAGATTCTGGCCATCACGCTGTTCAACTACGGCTACAAGTTCGCCATCGCCGTAGCCATCACACCGCTCATCTACCTGGCCCACTGGCTCATCGACGCCTACCTGGGCCGGGAACTGGCCCACGCACTCATCGAACGGGCGGCGGCCGGTGCCGAAGCCCTGCCCTTCAGCGAAAGATCCGAAGCAGCAGATTGA
- a CDS encoding DUF2905 domain-containing protein yields the protein MAQSPLTELGRWLLLMGVVLVVLGGLLLLLGRLPQLPFGRLPGDFSWEKGNFRIYFPLGTMLLVSLVLTILLNLLLRIFR from the coding sequence ATGGCCCAGAGTCCGCTGACCGAACTGGGACGCTGGCTGCTGCTGATGGGCGTCGTGCTGGTGGTGCTGGGCGGATTGCTGCTCCTGCTGGGGCGACTGCCTCAGTTGCCCTTCGGCCGTCTGCCCGGCGACTTCAGCTGGGAGAAGGGCAACTTCCGCATCTACTTCCCGCTGGGCACGATGCTGCTGGTCAGCCTGGTGCTGACAATCCTGCTCAATCTGCTGCTTCGGATCTTTCGCTGA
- a CDS encoding branched-chain amino acid transaminase: protein MDRHPIWFNGKLVPFEEAKIHVLSHVVHYGSSVFEGIRCYNTARGPAVFRLREHMRRLLDSARIYRMEVPYTLEELETAALETIRASGLKACYIRPVVFRGMGSLGVNPLNSPVEVFIAVWDWGAYLGDEALEQGVDVQVSTWNRMAPNTLPAMAKAGANYANAALVKMEAVLNGYSEGIMLSVDGYVAEGSGENLFLVRDGIIYTAPLTLSILPGITRDAVITLARDLGYTVIEQPIPREALYIADELFFTGTAAEITPIRSVDRYTIGQGRRGPVTEALQRAFFEIVREGKDPYGWLTFVEVPREASVSS, encoded by the coding sequence ATGGACAGACATCCGATCTGGTTTAACGGCAAGCTGGTGCCGTTCGAAGAGGCGAAGATCCACGTGCTCTCGCACGTGGTGCACTACGGTTCGTCGGTGTTCGAGGGGATCCGCTGCTACAACACGGCGCGGGGGCCGGCCGTCTTCCGGTTGCGAGAGCACATGCGGCGGCTGCTCGACTCGGCCCGGATCTATCGCATGGAGGTGCCCTACACGCTGGAAGAACTGGAAACGGCTGCGCTCGAAACCATCCGCGCCAGCGGCCTGAAGGCCTGCTACATCCGGCCGGTGGTCTTCCGAGGGATGGGCAGTCTGGGCGTTAACCCGTTGAACAGCCCGGTTGAAGTCTTCATTGCGGTCTGGGACTGGGGCGCCTATCTGGGCGATGAAGCGCTGGAGCAGGGCGTGGATGTGCAGGTGAGCACCTGGAACCGGATGGCGCCCAACACACTGCCCGCCATGGCCAAGGCCGGCGCCAACTACGCGAACGCGGCGCTGGTCAAAATGGAGGCCGTGCTCAACGGCTACTCCGAGGGCATCATGCTGTCGGTGGACGGCTACGTGGCCGAAGGTAGTGGCGAAAATCTGTTCCTGGTGCGGGACGGCATCATCTACACGGCACCGCTGACGCTGTCGATCCTGCCGGGCATCACGCGCGATGCGGTCATCACGCTGGCGCGCGATCTGGGCTATACGGTGATCGAGCAGCCCATCCCGCGCGAGGCGCTCTACATTGCCGACGAGCTGTTCTTCACGGGCACGGCCGCCGAGATCACGCCGATCCGTTCGGTCGATCGCTACACGATCGGCCAGGGGCGGCGTGGCCCGGTGACCGAGGCCCTGCAGCGGGCGTTCTTCGAGATCGTCCGTGAGGGCAAAGATCCCTACGGCTGGCTGACGTTCGTCGAGGTCCCCCGCGAGGCAAGCGTTTCCTCCTGA
- a CDS encoding GNAT family N-acetyltransferase produces the protein MKAPATELTFHIREATPDDAETLVALILELADYEKLRHEARPDPEALRAHLHPDASPRCEALVAEDPATGEALGFALFFANYSTFLTRWGIHLEDIYVRPAYRGRGIGFALLKRVAEIAVARGAKRLEWQVLDWNEPALRFYRKLGARPMREWITMRLSGEALEQLGRSGTDA, from the coding sequence ATGAAAGCCCCTGCGACAGAGCTTACGTTCCACATTCGCGAGGCGACGCCGGACGACGCCGAAACGCTCGTCGCCCTGATTCTGGAACTGGCCGACTACGAAAAATTGCGCCACGAAGCCCGGCCCGATCCCGAGGCGCTTCGGGCGCACCTGCACCCGGACGCTTCGCCCCGCTGTGAAGCGCTGGTGGCCGAAGACCCGGCGACGGGCGAGGCGCTGGGCTTTGCCCTTTTCTTTGCGAACTATTCAACCTTTCTGACCCGCTGGGGCATTCATCTGGAAGATATTTACGTACGTCCGGCCTACCGGGGTCGCGGAATCGGATTTGCGTTGCTGAAGCGCGTGGCCGAAATTGCCGTCGCGCGTGGCGCGAAGCGGCTGGAGTGGCAGGTGCTCGACTGGAACGAGCCGGCGCTCCGCTTTTACCGGAAGCTGGGCGCGCGCCCGATGCGGGAATGGATCACGATGCGGCTGAGCGGCGAGGCGCTGGAGCAGCTGGGACGAAGCGGAACGGACGCGTGA